In a genomic window of Oncorhynchus keta strain PuntledgeMale-10-30-2019 chromosome 28, Oket_V2, whole genome shotgun sequence:
- the LOC118360738 gene encoding teashirt homolog 2-like, which translates to MPRRKQQAPKRSTVYEPDEHGVMRETIPEDDGENDTPSEEKTSPKASEDKEMDNKSSYSYQDSPVSVLSHQEAELESRLSDASDRLSLSDFKSSSPPESQKDEGSSGLKYKDDMHSSLEKMRAAYANFLSDSYCTGIGMDLKISKTPSEANCDSTNVSTKSEFDWHQDALSKTFQQTHSPKPVSKPNLFSSVHLYRQSSKAGGTVFTGASRFKCKDCIASYDSIVDLTVHMNKSGHYQDNNHGKPSNASTSSSKSRKRNLQDMEGKEDAQKVLKCMFCGHSFESLQDLSVHMIKTKHYQKVPLKEPIPVLSPKLLPPGKKRTYEANRPCSPDSTTGLAGYSEAQRSAAISNANSNRYGYQNGASYTWQFETCKSQILKCMECGSSHDTLQQLTTHMMVTGHFMKVTNSASKKGKQLALDPLVIEKMQVLAEPLANETDGDKVSPKTYSPRVSEKDSQRDDTLDKMEESEVKDDKADSEDQKAGNRVIKYRYLREEDLEQQGLSGGGGDILKSLANTVASAINKAQTGTPSWSAYPSIHASYQLSGIIKSSTHLSASPPIQIKHTFNHKLRPIAPKGKFLQGAGGVDTPQQPYRKADTKKEKIGISDGKERLNIKFDLVENNDSDCQDDSSTSSKLNADCLNEGSDVIRGKLSPDFSDRGKTPSPPATSGRSTTSELVNDTPEILGINPLSALQSVLNSHLGKANKPTNSRSENSKPSARSQSILAELNQSMDKPAVVHATPARNSANIAFLFSSNDQPIDLTKYKPNKQSSSHLQTFAPMPQKHALSDIADMVKVLPKATTPKASMSSRIPTMKLESDVRRSEDVSAEVYSVHKRKGRHSNWNPRHLIILQAQFVSSLFLTSEGKYLLSDLGPQERMHISKFTGLSMTTISHWLANVKYQLRKTGGTKFLKSMDTGHPIFYCNDCASQFRTPPAFISHLESHLGFQIKDMRKLPIEHQTKVEEPELLKALSVRATETLVTEEDVDTKFKCKLCCRTFASNHAVKLHLSKTHSKSPDNHSQYVEMDKE; encoded by the coding sequence TATACGAGCCTGATGAACATGGCGTCATGCGAGAGACCATCCCTGAGGATGACGGAGAGAATGACACTCCATCTGAAGAAAAGACGAGTCCCAAGGCCTCAGAGGACAAAGAGATGGACAACAAAAGCAGCTACAGCTACCAGGACTCCCCCGTCAGTGTCCTTTCCCATCAAGAAGCCGAGTTGGAGTCGCGCCTTAGCGACGCCAGCGATAGACTATCACTCTCAGACTTCAAAAGTTCCTCACCACCTGAAAGCCAGAAGGACGAGGGGAGCAGCGGTTTGAAATACAAGGATGACATGCACAGCAGCCTGGAAAAAATGAGGGCCGCCTATGCTAACTTCCTCTCAGATTCCTACTGCACAGGGATCGGAATGGACTTGAAAATTAGCAAAACTCCCAGCGAGGCTAACTGTGACAGCACCAATGTTAGCACCAAGAGTGAATTTGACTGGCATCAGGATGCACTATCCAAAACCTTCCAGCAAACACACTCCCCAAAGCCTGTGTCCAAACCCAACCTCTTCAGCTCGGTCCACCTCTACAGACAAAGCAGCAAAGCAGGTGGGACGGTGTTTACAGGGGCCAGCCGTTTCAAGTGTAAGGACTGCATTGCATCCTATGACAGTATTGTGGATTTGACAGTGCACATGAACAAGAGTGGACATTACCAGGACAACAATCATGGCAAACCAAGCAATGCCTCCACATCCTCTTCCAAATCAAGGAAACGAAATTTGCAAGACATGGAAGGGAAAGAGGATGCACAGAAAGTTTTGAAGTGTATGTTCTGTGGCCATTCTTTTGAGTCCCTCCAGGACTTGAGTGTCCATATGATAAAAACTAAGCATTACCAAAAAGTACCTTTGAAAGAACCTATTCCAGTACTCTCACCGAAATTACTGCCACCAGGAAAGAAACGGACCTATGAGGCCAACAGACCTTGTTCTCCTGATTCTACCACAGGGTTAGCTGGCTACAGCGAGGCCCAACGGTCCGCTGCTATTTCAAATGCTAACAGTAATCGCTATGGTTATCAGAATGGGGCTAGCTACACTTGGCAGTTTGAGACATGCAAATCTCAGATTCTAAAATGCATGGAGTGTGGAAGCTCACACGATACCCTGCAACAACTCACCACTCATATGATGGTCACTGGACATTTCATGAAAGTTACAAACTCAGCCTCTAAGAAAGGGAAACAGTTAGCTCTGGATCCCTTGGTTATAGAGAAGATGCAGGTATTAGCTGAGCCGCTTGCTAACGAAACTGATGGCGATAAAGTGTCTCCAAAAACATATTCCCCAAGGGTCAGTGAGAAAGATAGCCAGAGGGATGACACATTGGACAAAATGGAAGAAAGTGAAGTGAAAGATGACAAGGCAGACAGTGAGGATCAAAAGGCAGGGAACAGGGTGATTAAATATCGCTATCTTCGTGAGGAGGATCTGGAGCAACAGGGATTGTCAGGTGGTGGGGGGGATATCCTCAAGTCTTTAGCCAACACGGTCGCCTCTGCAATCAACAAGGCTCAGACTGGGACCCCCAGCTGGAGTGCCTACCCCAGTATCCATGCTTCCTATCAACTCTCTGGGATCATCAAGAGCAGCACTCATCTCTCAGCGTCTCCCCCCATTCAGATAAAGCACACATTCAACCACAAGCTGAGACCGATCGCCCCAAAGGGGAAGTTTCTTCAGGGTGCTGGGGGAGTTGACACTCCACAGCAACCGTATCGAAAAGCGGACACCAAGAAAGAAAAGATTGGCATTAGCGATGGTAAAGAACGTCTGAATATTAAGTTTGATCTGGTGGAGAATAATGACAGCGATTGTCAGGACGATTCCTCTACCTCTTCAAAGCTCAATGCAGACTGTCTGAATGAAGGGAGTGATGTGATCAGAGGGAAGTTGAGCCCAGATTTCTCAGACAGAGGCAAGACACCAAGCCCTCCTGCCACCAGTGGACGAAGCACTACTTCAGAGCTTGTCAATGACACCCCGGAAATACTTGGCATAAACCCTCTAAGTGCACTGCAGTCAGTTCTGAACAGCCATTTGGGTAAAGCAAATAAGCCCACCAATTCAAGATCTGAAAATAGTAAACCATCTGCTCGCTCTCAATCTATATTAGCTGAACTCAACCAGAGTATGGATAAACCAGCAGTGGTGCATGCTACCCCTGCTAGGAACAGCGCTAACATTGCCTTCCTGTTTTCTAGCAATGATCAGCCAATAGACCTGACAAAATATAAACCTAACAAGCAAAGTTCCTCCCATCTACAAACCTTTGCCCCAATGCCACAGAAACACGCTCTGTCTGACATTGCTGACATGGTCAAGGTTCTTCCTAAAGCCACCACACCAAAAGCCTCTATGTCATCAAGGATACCCACCATGAAACTGGAATCAGACGTGAGACGCTCTGAGGACGTGTCGGCTGAGGTATACTCGGTTCACAAGCGCAAGGGAAGGCATTCGAACTGGAACCCCCGACATCTTATCATCCTCCAAGCCCAGTTCGTCTCCAGCCTCTTTCTGACTTCTGAGGGCAAGTACTTACTCTCAGATCTTGGTCCTCAGGAACGAATGCACATCTCTAAGTTTACTGGACTGTCCATGACAACCATCAGCCACTGGTTGGCCAATGTGAAATACCAACTTAGGAAAACAGGGGGGACCAAGTTTCTGAAGAGCATGGACACTGGCCATCCGATCTTCTACTGCAATGACTGTGCTTCCCAGTTCAGGACACCACCAGCATTCATCTCTCACCTGGAATCACACCTAGGGTTCCAAATCAAAGATATGCGCAAATTGCCTATTGAGCATCAGACGAAGGTAGAGGAGCCAGAACTGTTAAAGGCTCTCAGTGTCCGTGCGACAGAGACGCTAGTCACAGAGGAGGATGTTGACACTAAGTTCAAATGTAAGCTGTGTTGTAGGACATTTGCTAGTAACCATGCAGTTAAACTCCACTTGAGTAAAACTCACAGCAAATCACCTGATAACCATTCACAATATGTGGAAATGGATAAAGAGTAG